A stretch of Plasmodium chabaudi chabaudi strain AS genome assembly, chromosome: 14 DNA encodes these proteins:
- a CDS encoding histone acetyltransferase subunit NuA4, putative, which yields MKHKVKKDIIKCKKKLENSIKALEEKIFRLETEYHKNCNVDGGNLLKGWDNYLRKTQIEPLCFKTFRDDYSDSYIERILSLTSCTSPANTLFQNEHIEKDNHHL from the coding sequence atgaagcataaagttaaaaaagatattataaagtgcaaaaaaaaattggaaaattCAATAAAGGCtttagaagaaaaaatatttagacTTGAAACAGAATATCacaaaaattgtaatgTTGATGGAGGAAACCTGCTTAAAGGCTGGGATAATTATTTGAGAAAAACACAAATAGAACcattatgttttaaaacatttagAGATGATTATAGTGATTCATACATCGAAAGAATACTATCATTAACATCATGCACATCACCAGCTAATACTTTGTTTCAAAATGAACATATAGAAAAGGATAACcatcatttataa